Genomic DNA from Shouchella patagoniensis:
AGTGACCAATGCTAGAAAAACGAGAGTATAGTAAAGTGTTCTGACCCAAAAGATGGCGAAGCAGAGAAACGTGGAGCACATGAAGAAAAGTTTTGGGGCTTGATCTCAAAGCAGAGTATTGTGAAATGTGCGGTCAGACACACTCGCATAAAGCATGATAGTGGTCATAAACAAAAAGGCATTCATGGCTTCTCCTTTATTAAGTCCTCGTTGTGCACGCCTCCACAGCGATTCATTTAAAATATAATCAAGTATAAAGATCGTTTTTTCAAGTTACTGCCTCCCATATATGTGATGAGCTGTTTCCCCTGTAAGATAAATTGATATTATTAGAAGCATTCATAGGTATTTTAAACTCAGCTTGCTCAGTATTCTCAAGTTCTACCGTCACATGATAGGTCGTTTGAATACGTGAGGATGATCCGATTTTCTTCTTTTGCCCTTCAGTCGAACGCCCTTTTGCGTTCACGTACTTGCTAACGATTTTACCCTGCTCTTTTTCTACTGGCTTTTTATTGTTGGCCAGCCATTGCCATATATTTGGGAGAAGTGAATAGAGGATAAAACCAATAATTAAAAGAGCAATCAATGGAACAACCCAAGCAAATATATTTTGAAAGAATGCTGCCGTTGCTAAAACAAAATGATTAAGAAAAGCCATTAGTAAATCCTCCCTTCTGACAAGATGATGTAGGGCTGACGTTGATTAGTCTTATTACGCCCTTATATTTTCCTTACCCATCTTCTGGTTTTGGGAAATTTTTTCCTATAAAGGGAGGATCTTATTAGCGATCTTGCTTTGATGATATCCCATAAAATAATATATTCATGATTTCCTCAGTCAGCGGAAGGATTTTAGCATTGACATCTTCTTTCTGCATATATTCCTTCATCATATGGAAATAAAACAAAATCGCTTCGTTAGACACTTGTGGATCTACATAACCATTTTCTCTGCCTTCATTAAAAAGCTCAATTAACATTGGAATTGCATGTCGCTGATAATAATCATCGATAAACGACGTATTATTTGCATATTCTTTCATAAAGTACAGGTAAAAATCTTCGTGTATGTTCTCACTGACAGCAGTTTTATTAAATATCAGCTGTCTAATTTTATCAGGAAAAGGCATGTCGCTTAAAAATACTTTCTCTGCCTTTTGAAAGGATTCGTTGAAAAAAAATATGATCACCTCGTGAACAAGGTTTTCCTTACTATCAAAATAATTATAAATCGTCACCTGAGAAACCTTGGCTTTGCGGGCGATTTCAGCGATAGAGACATTCTGAACACCTTTTGCCATAAATAAATTCAATGAGGTCTGAATAATTTTTCCTTTTTTCATTTCCTTGCGGCGCTGAAATCCATCCATGCTACTTTCACCTCCTTCTTACAGTTTAATCAAAGTTATGAAATTTAACAATTATTTCGGTTCAAAACCTATTGCAAAAAACGGTATTTATATATATTATGAAATATGAAAGAGTGTACATTTCAAATCTTCTTTCATAGGGGGCGGTATCATGAGTCTGTTAACAATTAATAACCTCACAAAAAAATTTGGTAAATTCACAGCGTTAGATGGCGTGAATTTCGAAGTAAATGAAGGTGAAATATTTGGCTTCATCGGTCCGAATGGGGCTGGAAAATCAACCACCATCCGCGTGTTACTAGGAATTTTAAAAGCGACAAAAGGTAACGTCACATTATTCGGTAAGGACGCATGGCAGGATGCTGTGGACATTCATAAACGTATTGCTTACGTCCCAGGGGATGTTAATTTGTGGCCAAACCTGACTGGTGGCGAGGTTATTGACCTGTTTGTAAAATTAAGAGGCACCAATCACGAGAGTAAGCGGGAAGCTTTAATTGAGAAATTCAATCTCGATCCAACGAAAAAATGCCGCACCTATTCCAAAGGAAACCGACAAAAAGTCGCACTGATCGCCGCTTTCTCTTCGGAAGCGGATCTTTATATATTAGACGAACCAACCTCAGGCTTAGATCCTTTAATGGAGCAGGTTTTTCAAGAATGTGTATTGGAGGTCAAACAACAGGGTAAGAGTGTCCTTCTTTCCAGCCACATTTTATCCGAGGTTGAAAAGCTCTGTGATAGAGTTGGAATTATTCGCCAAGGAAAAATCATAGAAACAGGTTCTTTAAAAGAGCTTCGTCATTTAACGCGGACACACGTCCTTCTAGAAACAAAAGAGTTAGTCACCGATCTATCAGAGCTAAAAGGCGTCCATGACATTCTTGAAAAAGGCACGGAGCTTTCCTTCCAGGTCGATACTGATGAAATGGACCGAGTGATCCGGCACACTAGCCAATTTGGCATTCAAAAACTCGAATGTGCCCCTCTTGCGTTAGAGGACTTATTTCTGCGTCATTATGAGGACACAGAAAAGACTTCTTCTACAGAGGCGGGAGGTGACCTGTAATGGCCGATCAAACGCTTGCCAAAACTGGTCAGCTTTCGCGATTTATTATTCGACTGGATCGGGTTCGGGTGTTATTATGGCTCGTTGGATTGACTTTTTTCACCTTAATTGTCCCACCTGCATTTGAAGGGCTTTATAGCTCGCAACAGGAAAGAGACGTGATGGCCGAAACAATGGCCAATCCTGCGATGACCGCGATGGTTGGCACAGGCGATTTAGAGAATTACACTATTGGAGCGATGACAGCTCATCAAATGCTCCTCCTTACTGCCGTCGTAGCGGGGTTAATGAGCATCTTGCTTGTGACTCGCCATACGAGAGGGGACGAGGAAGATGGACGTATTGAATTGCTCAGATCCTTACCAGTGGGCAGGCTCTCTTATCTCAATGCTACGCTAGTCGTCTTGGCAGGTACGAGTATTGCGCTAGCGCTAATTAACGGGGCAGGGCTGTATGCTCTTGGCATTGACACTATGGACTTACAAGGTTCCCTTCTCTACGGTGCTGCTTTAGGTGGTACGAGTTTATTTTTCGCAGGTGTCACTGCTATTTTTGCTCAGCTGGCAGAAAGCGCTAGAGGTACGTTAGGTCTTTCCGTAGCTGCCTTACTTTTTTTCTATTTAGTACGAGCTATTGGAGATGTCAGCCATGAAGCCCTCTCCTGGGCATCACCATTAGGATGGGTGTCCAAAGCAGACGTCTATTCCGCCAATAATTGGGGGCCGATTGTACTTCTTGTCATTGCTTCGATCTTATTATTCCTCATCGCAAATTATTTAAATGCGATTCGTGATCTGGAAAGTGGCTTTCTTCCCTCAAAGCCAGGGAAAAAATATGCGTCACGCTTTTTGCAAAGCCCGCTTGGTCTCACATTAAGATTGCAAAGGACGGGGATCATCGCCTGGGCTGCAGGGCTGTTTATCCTCGGCGCTTCATACGGATCTGTCTTAGGTGACTTAGAATCCTTTTTTACGGGGAACGATTTAATGGAGCAAATGCTTGTACAAGGGGAAGGGCTCACGCTAACAGAATCGTTTCTGCCTATGTTAATGATCGTTATTTCTCTCATTGCGACCATTCCCTCGTTGATGGCAGTCAATAAATTACGTGGCGAGGAAAAAAAAGAACGGCTCGATCAATTATTAGGCAGAGCCGTTTCCAGAACACAACTTATTGGGGGATTTATAGCGGTCTCCATCGTTAATGGGTTTATCATGCTCTCTCTTGCCGCTCTTGGTTTTTGGTCTGCAGCGGCTGCCGTCATGGATGAGCCACTTAGTTTCGGAGTCGCTTATGGTGCTCTGCTGTCTTATTACCCTGCGATGTTAGTGATGATTGGACTATCCGTCGCATTCATTGGAGTGTTACCAAAGTTAACGTCACTCGTATGGGCTTATGTCTTCTACTCATTTATTGTTCTTTATCTGGGCGGCATCTTCCAATTTGATGAGTGGATCGGGCAATTATCCCCATTCGGTCATGTTCCGCAATTCCCTGTAGAGGACCTCACAGTTCTACCATTAGCGCTATTAACCATAACTGCTGCTGTACTTATGACCATTGGTGTGGCAGGGTTTAATAAACGAGACATTCAGTAAGAAAAGCGGCGTAGCCGTCTTTTATTAAAAATAGCGTCAGCTTTCGCCGCTTCTTTATACAGACTCTGAATAAACTATATTAATATATATAAAAGCAGAAGGAGAGAGAGGGTAGCTCAAAGTCTTTGTCAGTGCCTTTGGAGTGACTGCTAATATTTCTTATCTCCGGTTCTTGTACTCTTACCACGGGTCCCACGGTAAGAGTATGTCTTATTTTAGACCAAGTCTGACCATTCCTAATGTCACTTTACTTGCCTTTCTTTGAAGTAAATAGAGAACCCAAAAAATATCGATAGAAGAAGTGATAATGTGTAGAGTCTTAAAACAACTGGTCATTACAGCTGCCACCCGATTAAAATCCCATAGAGAAAAGACTCTTTCAGATCATTAATTTCTATATTGAGAAATCAAATTTCAACCCTATAATTAGTACTAGCATACATTTAGCAACAACTAAAGCAAACAAAAACGCCACTAACAAGGAACAAAATTCTTCATCAACCCCTGTGTGCGGATATCGACAATCATCACCCTATAAAAATTATTCCCCTACATCTCTCATAAATTTAAATACACACTATCAAGATCATCTTGCGTCATACCTATATAGGCTAACGTAACGCTTGGTGCTGAATGATTGAACAATTTTTGAAGAATTGAGAGGTCCACTCCCGATTGATACGCATGATAACCAAATGTTTTTCGTAATGTATGAGTCCCAATTCTTTAATCACTAATGCGTAGTCCGGAATTAATTCCTACATTTCTAAACGAAATAATTTTTTATTTTTGTATTTATTTTTAACTTACGTGATATAATGCTCTATACTTAGGGAATTTAATTACCGAATGTGAACGCAGAAAAATGAAAAGAGGTAGTCTGTTGTCTTCTTTGATTAATAAAAAAATCCTTAAAATAATAGTTATTACTATAGCTTTAGTGATTGCAGCCTATTTAATTTTGCCTGTTTCTTATCCGCTATTAGTAGCTTTTCTTGTCGCATTATTATTAGCGCCTATAGTGAGATGGTTTAAAAAAACTCTAAATATAAAAAGAGAATTAGCAGTCACTATTGTATTTATAATGTTTATATTATTAATAATTTTAATTTCTTATTTAATAGTTACTCAATTGATATATCAAGGTGTTCAATTCATTGAAAATTCACCGATTTATATTATGGATATAACTGAAGGATGGGACTCTTTCATACAAAATATCGAATCGGCATTCTCTGATTTACCTGACGCTATAATTTCAACGATAAATGAACAAATTATTGTCTTTTTAAATGAATTGAGATCTAATGCTAATCAGGTTGATATTATCTCGACAATAACAGCGGGGGTAGCTAAGATACCTGGTTACTTCGTTTCTTTTATTGTATTTATTATTGCTTTATTCTTGTTTATGATTGAAATGCCTAAACTTCGGCATTCGTTTTATAATAAATTTACAGAAGAGACAAGCAATCGATTGCAAATTATGATCAAACGATTTTCAAATGCAATTTTTGGTTTTCTGAAAGCACAATTTATTGTTAGTGTTCCAATATTTTTAATATCATTAATTGGATTATTTATTATCACACCAGATGTTGCTCTGACTATGGCTCTCGTCATATGGATAATAGACTTTATACCGTTCATTGGCTCAATCGTTATTTTATCTCCTTGGGCTATTTATCTTATGCTGGTTGGGGACACAGATACAGGAATAAAGCTTTTGATTCTTGCGGGTGTTCTTCTTATTATAAGAAGAACAGTAGAACCCAAAGTCATGGGAAAACAAATCGGTTTATCGCCACTATTAACTTTAATTTCTATGTATCTAGGAGCTCAATTCTTTGGTCTAATAGGATTAATAATAGGTCCTTTATCAATCATTGCATTCACTTCTGCAAAAGAAGCTGGAGTAATAAATGGGAAGAAAATATAAACTGAAGTTAAAGATATTAACGAAAGAGTGCCTTTAAATTGTTTAAAAGATAGTGATCAATTATGTGGTATGATAAAATATTCGTTAATTGGAGCTTGGAATCATTCCAATTTCTTTTCGTAATCATTTTTAATTTAAACTAAAACAGATGTAAGATTGAAAAGTTTTATATAGCTGAAAGAGGTTAATATAATCATATCTACCATTAAATAAAATACTTCCCTCCCAGAGGTAAACGGAAGTTTTCTTAATACGCATCATTTTCAACAAGTTATTGTTTATCTCGCTCCTAAGCTTATTGGTGGAAAAGATAGCCCCAGCTTTGGACAAGGGGTAGAAAAGATAAGTAAAGCAGTACCATTGAAAATAGAAAGTGTGCAAAAGGTAGGAGACGATATAAAAGTAATAACTATACCTGATATACAATTACCTTGTAACTCTTGTCAAACATGTAAAAATAAGGTTAGTAATTATTAGAGTTTTAGCATAAGTGAATTATAGAGAAAGCGAGAGCACCGCTAAAACAAGGCAAAATCCAAATGGATTTTGCCTTGTTTCATTTAAGTTAATGTATAAGAAATAACGAAGTGGAGTACTGCTGTGGTGTTACTCTCGTTGCTGTAAATATGAGTACGGTCACCTTTAAAACGAATCGAATCATATTCATTTAAGTGATAGACAACCCCATCGACTTCAATTGATAGCGTGCCGGACATAACGGTAACCGACTCAGTTACTCCAGGACGATGGGCCTCAGCGGTATACGTCGAATTGGCTTGTAAATAACCGCGGTAGCATTCAGCTAATCGATGAAATTGAAACAAAGGTTCCGCAATAAATACACTGTCTGCACTTGCCATCTTAACTGATTCAGTTGTACGAGCAATGTCTACCTCGGCATCTACGGAAAGTAGCTCAGTAATTGGTAAACCTAGTCCATTGGATAGTTTCCAAATAACGGATAATGTGGGGTTTGCCTCTCCCTTTTCAATTTTAATTAATGTAAGTTTGCTAATGCCGACTTGTTTTGCGAGTGCGTCCATGCTTAATCCTTTGCTTGTTCGTAACTCACGCAAATTGGCGCCTATACGCTTTCCAGCTTCGCTTTCTTCCCAATTAATTTCGTTTTTCATAACATACTCCTTTTTTATATGTTATATTATAATATACCTAAAGGTTAATTATAATATAATGGTAAGGGGGATTATAATGAACACACACTTTTCTGCTATAAAATTGGCGATTATTTCTGCAGCCCCAATTGCTTTTGCAATTGCTACGTACGGTTTGTCATATGGTGTCTTGTCGCTTCAAGCGGGTTTCTCGCTTCTTGAAACAGTAGGCATGTCTATATTTGTTTTCTCTGGTTCTGTACAGCTTGCCGCCGTCGGAATGGTACAAAGTGGTGCCAGCTTAACAGCAATTATTATTGCTTCGATGTTATTGAATGTGCGTAATCTTCTATATGGTGCAGCTCTTTCAAGCACATTAATGTCTGCTGGTAAAGCGCGGTGGATTCTTGCTTTTGGCGTATCTGATGAACCGTTTGTTCTTGCTAGTACGCGCGCTAAATCGCATGGACCAGATCCTCTTTATTTCGCTAGTGTGTTTATTCTTTTTTATGTATCGTGGATCCTCGCTTCATTTATTGGCGCGCTTTTCGGTGACCGGATTAATCCTTTAGAGTGGGGACTGGATTTGGCTTTTCCCGTCACTTTCACAGCTTTGTTAATTCCTAGTTTAAAAGGAAAGCCGGCATGGGCAACTGTTATCTTTGCATGTGCAATTGTAAGTTGGTTTGATTATGCCATGCCAGGCAATGAGTTGTCGATTATAGTTGCTGGAATCGTAGCACCGCTCGTTGGGGTGTACGTGCAAAATAGGAGGAATAAAAATTGAATTGGGTATTGATAGCAGCTCTAGCAATTGGAACATATGCCTCTCGTGTGATCGGTGTCGAGGTAATGGCTAACAAAGAAATGGGCAATACAGCAAAAGTATATTTTTCGTTTGTACCTCTAGGCATTATTACAGCATTAGTAGTAAAGCAAGTTACCGTTCAAGTAGATAGTGGACTCACTATTTCATGGCCAATGGTGTTCGCTTGTTTAGTAACGGGAGTGGCAATAAAACTAAATAAGTCATTTCTCTTCGCTGTTATTAGCGGATTTGCAGCGGGTATGATTATTCGCTTGCTGAGTGGTTGATAAAGAAGCTAAAGGACTAAAAAAGAGATAATTGTTTATATTTTGATCAATTTGACGGGTAAGTTCAAATTATGCTAATGTGAAAACGTTATCATATAAGTGATTTCTTTGACAATGAAAGGTTTTTGACAAAAGAAAACAATTCATTTTAGGAGGGTGTTATGCGGCGAATCGTTCCTTTAAGTATTGCTACTTGCTTGTTCGTTACGGCTAGTTGTAGTGAAAATGATGATCAAACAACAAATGGTCCAGCAGGAGACATTACCGTTTGGGCTTGGAATTTAGAAGCGGATTATTTAATTGATATTGTGCCTGCATTTGAAGATTTATACCCTGATATTTCTGTTCATGTAATGAAGTTAAGTGGAGACCAAGTGTACCAACGATTAACGACGGGTTTGGCAGCTGGTGTAGAAAGTCAATTACCAGACCTAGTTCAAGTAGAGAACCAGCGGATTGATTTATATATGGATAATTTCCAAGAAAGTTTTGTTAATCTATCGGAAATGGGTTTTGATGAACACCGTGATAAATTTGTTGAAGGGAAAATTGCCCCTTTGATTAATGACGATGATGGAATCATGGCTTTTCCAAGAGATACGGGACCGATGGCAGTCTTTTATCGTGCAGATTTGTTTGAAGAAGCAGGTATCAACCCTGAAGATATTGTGACATGGGATGATTATATTCAAGCCGGAGAACAAATGCGCGAGGAAACAGGAACACTAATGACAGGTATCCAGCTCAATGGAGATACACAATTTTACCGAGCGATGCTCCAGCAACATGAATTATTTTATTTTGATTTAGACGGAGAAGTGACTGCTAGTACAGAAGCAGCACATCGTTCAATGGAAAAGTTGAAAAAAATGAACGATGCAGGTATTTTGCTTCATGCAGCAACTGGAGAAGAGGTTAATGCAGCTATTAAAAATGATGCTGTTGCGTCTGTGATCAGCGGTTCATGGCAAAAAGGGATTATCGAAGACCAAATGCCTGAACAAGAAGGATTATGGCGTGTAATGAAACTTCCGACTTTCGAAGAAGGTGGTTTAACTGCTGCAAATGACGGTGGCTCAAATTTAGCCATTACATCTGTTTCTAGCAACCAAGAAGCAGCTTATTTATTTGGTGAGTTTGCTTCAGTGAATGTTGACAATCAAGTTCATGGTGCGCTAGCGTATGGTGCATATCCTGCTCTAATTGAAGCAATTGACCGTCCAGAATTTGAAGAAGGTGTAGAGTTTTTCGGTGGTCAAGAGATTTTTGGAATATTCGGCGAAGAAGCAATCGACTTACCTATTGTCAACTTTACTGATGATTATTTGCGGGCACAAAATAACTTTAATGATGCTATTGGTCGAGTCATTTTGCAAGATGTGCCTGTTAACGATGCACTAGAAACAGCTGCCAATCGTCTTGAGGCAGCGACAGGGCGGGGGTCGAGTAATGAGTAATCCAGCGTTACAAGAGAAAACGAAACCGTTTAAAAAAGGGAGAAAAGGTCCAAAGAGTCAGGTTGGAATGGCTCCTTATGTATTCATTGCTCCCGCAATTATTTTATTCCTGTTGTTTACCGGGTATCCGATTGTGTATTCACTTGTTTTAAGTTTTACAACAAACGAAGCCGGAGTAAATGTTTTCGCTGCTTTTGAGAATTACCTTCGCTTATTTCAAGATAGTTTGTTTTATGAAGCGCTGTTTAATACGTTCATTATCCTGATTGTTCAAGTACCAATTATGACAATGATGGCGGTTATTCTCGCGAATGTGTTACATAGTGGGATTCACCGTTTCAAAGGGGTGCTTCGAGTTGCTTTTTTCACTCCCACAGTTACCTCACTTGTCGCAGCTGCGATCATTTTTTTATTAATTTTAAATCAGGATTTCGGAATTATGAACTATATGCTAACAAGTTTTGGAATTGAACGAATCCCCTGGCTAAATGATCCATTTTGGGCAAAAGTATCTTTAATCATGGTGACGATTTGGCGTTGGACTGGTTACAATATGATCATTATATTGGCTGGTTTGCAAGTAATCCCTAAAGACTTATACGAAGCTGCTAGCATTGATGGTGCTGGTCCACTTAAAAAATTCTTCTCCATTACGTTGCCTCAATTAAAACCGGTACTTTTGTTTGCCGTTGTCATGTCAACGATTGGCACATTCCAATTGTTTGATGAAGCTTTTAATCTGACTGGCGGGGGTCCAATAAATGCAACAACGACTGTTACGCTGTATTTGTATGAAAACGGATTTGAATATTTTGATTTTGGATACGCATCAGCTATAGCGTATGTGGTAGTAGTCATTATTGCCATACTGTCTTTTATCCAGTTCAAAGTGGCAGGTGATCGAGAATGAAGCTAGTTGGAAAACTTTTAAAGTATATTGTTATTGCAATTGGTCTTTTTATTACCCTTGGTCCCTTTTATTGGATGGTTGTAGGAGCAACGAACTCATCAGGTTCCTTATTGTCTGTCCCACCTAATTTAATTCCTGGTAATCAGTTGCTTGTGAATTTTCGTAATCTCGTTGATAATATTGATATTTTCCAAGCACTTTGGAACTCGACAATCATTACAGTTACGTTTACTCTTGTCGCTGGTTTAATTAGCGCAGCAGCGGGCTATGCGTTTGCAAAATATAAATTTAAAGGTAGAGATCCTCTGTTTGCGATGTTGTTAGTATCAATGATGATTCCTTATCAAGCATTAATTATTCCCCAATTTGAATTATTTGCTAACTTTGGTATTTTGAATTCGTATAGTGCGATCATTCTGCCTCAGCTTGCGTACCCATTTGCTATTTTTTTAATGAGGCAAAGTATGAAATCGATACCTAATTCAATCATGGAGTCAGCACGAATTGACGGTTGTGGAGAATATCGGATGTTTTTCCAAATCTCTCTTCCAATGATGCTCCCAGCGATCGGTGCCGTGTCGATTTTTTTATTTACACATCAATGGAATAACTTTTTATGGCCGCTCGTAGCAATTGTGACCGAAGATATGTATACATTGCCAATCGTTCTTTCCATTCTTGGTGGACAAGACAATCTTGATTACGGTCAGCTAATGCTCGCTGCAACAATTTCTGTATTGCCGATTTTTATTATGTTTTTGTTTTTACAACGCTATTTTATTGCTGGAATTGCTAGTGGGGCAGTAAAAGAATAATGAGTGCACTACTTTTTTCATTTCCTATGGAAAGCAATTGGTGGTGTTTCGTGCCGCTTTTGCTTTAAAGTAGTATGAAGAACAGCCTTGGTTTTAATTAAACCAAGGCTGTTGAAAAAGAGGAGTGGGACAAGTGGCAGCAAAGATTAAGAAACCGGTTCTACCAGTTGAGTTACAACTAACGACACTTACAGATTATATGGCTGAAGAGGAACCGTTTATCCTAAATGCACAAATAAAGAGTGAAGAACAAGCCGGATTACAGGTGGATAAGCTTATTGTCTCAAAGTCTCGTTTTGAGCACGTTATCCTTGTAAACGCAATGCTTGAGCGTGCTGATTTAACAGATGTCGTGTTTGAAAACTGCGATTTATCAAATGTTTCTTTTAATGAGGCGGTTATTCACCGTGTTTCTTTTAAAGGATGCAAGTTAACTGGAGCCGACTTCTCAAAGGCTCATTTAGGGAATGTCACGTTTGAAAATTGTTTAGTAAATTTAAGTGATTTTGTTGAGGCGCGTTTAAAAACAGTTGCTTTTAGAAAATCTTCGCTTGTTAGCGCAAATTTTTCAGATTGTCTCCTGAAGTCAATTGAATTAATTGAATGTGAAATTGACGATATTCAGTTTGCACAAACGGAGCTGAAAGGTCTTGATATTAGTACGTGCACATACAACCGTCTCCATACAGCGCTAACACAAATCGATGGCTTAATTGTTTCAAAGGAACAAGCTATTGGCTTTGCTAAATTGTTAGGGGTGCAAATTAAAGAGTAATCTTTAATTAGGGAATAAATAAAGTTGAATGGTTTTGGCGACTCGTTGTGAAAAAAGAAAAGGAACGGCGCCAACTGTTCCCGTACGTCCGTTAT
This window encodes:
- a CDS encoding carbohydrate ABC transporter permease, whose protein sequence is MSNPALQEKTKPFKKGRKGPKSQVGMAPYVFIAPAIILFLLFTGYPIVYSLVLSFTTNEAGVNVFAAFENYLRLFQDSLFYEALFNTFIILIVQVPIMTMMAVILANVLHSGIHRFKGVLRVAFFTPTVTSLVAAAIIFLLILNQDFGIMNYMLTSFGIERIPWLNDPFWAKVSLIMVTIWRWTGYNMIIILAGLQVIPKDLYEAASIDGAGPLKKFFSITLPQLKPVLLFAVVMSTIGTFQLFDEAFNLTGGGPINATTTVTLYLYENGFEYFDFGYASAIAYVVVVIIAILSFIQFKVAGDRE
- a CDS encoding DUF2500 family protein → MAFLNHFVLATAAFFQNIFAWVVPLIALLIIGFILYSLLPNIWQWLANNKKPVEKEQGKIVSKYVNAKGRSTEGQKKKIGSSSRIQTTYHVTVELENTEQAEFKIPMNASNNINLSYRGNSSSHIWEAVT
- a CDS encoding helix-turn-helix domain-containing protein; its protein translation is MKNEINWEESEAGKRIGANLRELRTSKGLSMDALAKQVGISKLTLIKIEKGEANPTLSVIWKLSNGLGLPITELLSVDAEVDIARTTESVKMASADSVFIAEPLFQFHRLAECYRGYLQANSTYTAEAHRPGVTESVTVMSGTLSIEVDGVVYHLNEYDSIRFKGDRTHIYSNESNTTAVLHFVISYTLT
- a CDS encoding ABC transporter substrate-binding protein codes for the protein MRRIVPLSIATCLFVTASCSENDDQTTNGPAGDITVWAWNLEADYLIDIVPAFEDLYPDISVHVMKLSGDQVYQRLTTGLAAGVESQLPDLVQVENQRIDLYMDNFQESFVNLSEMGFDEHRDKFVEGKIAPLINDDDGIMAFPRDTGPMAVFYRADLFEEAGINPEDIVTWDDYIQAGEQMREETGTLMTGIQLNGDTQFYRAMLQQHELFYFDLDGEVTASTEAAHRSMEKLKKMNDAGILLHAATGEEVNAAIKNDAVASVISGSWQKGIIEDQMPEQEGLWRVMKLPTFEEGGLTAANDGGSNLAITSVSSNQEAAYLFGEFASVNVDNQVHGALAYGAYPALIEAIDRPEFEEGVEFFGGQEIFGIFGEEAIDLPIVNFTDDYLRAQNNFNDAIGRVILQDVPVNDALETAANRLEAATGRGSSNE
- the ytvI gene encoding sporulation integral membrane protein YtvI; amino-acid sequence: MSSLINKKILKIIVITIALVIAAYLILPVSYPLLVAFLVALLLAPIVRWFKKTLNIKRELAVTIVFIMFILLIILISYLIVTQLIYQGVQFIENSPIYIMDITEGWDSFIQNIESAFSDLPDAIISTINEQIIVFLNELRSNANQVDIISTITAGVAKIPGYFVSFIVFIIALFLFMIEMPKLRHSFYNKFTEETSNRLQIMIKRFSNAIFGFLKAQFIVSVPIFLISLIGLFIITPDVALTMALVIWIIDFIPFIGSIVILSPWAIYLMLVGDTDTGIKLLILAGVLLIIRRTVEPKVMGKQIGLSPLLTLISMYLGAQFFGLIGLIIGPLSIIAFTSAKEAGVINGKKI
- a CDS encoding ABC transporter ATP-binding protein, whose amino-acid sequence is MSLLTINNLTKKFGKFTALDGVNFEVNEGEIFGFIGPNGAGKSTTIRVLLGILKATKGNVTLFGKDAWQDAVDIHKRIAYVPGDVNLWPNLTGGEVIDLFVKLRGTNHESKREALIEKFNLDPTKKCRTYSKGNRQKVALIAAFSSEADLYILDEPTSGLDPLMEQVFQECVLEVKQQGKSVLLSSHILSEVEKLCDRVGIIRQGKIIETGSLKELRHLTRTHVLLETKELVTDLSELKGVHDILEKGTELSFQVDTDEMDRVIRHTSQFGIQKLECAPLALEDLFLRHYEDTEKTSSTEAGGDL
- a CDS encoding TetR/AcrR family transcriptional regulator → MDGFQRRKEMKKGKIIQTSLNLFMAKGVQNVSIAEIARKAKVSQVTIYNYFDSKENLVHEVIIFFFNESFQKAEKVFLSDMPFPDKIRQLIFNKTAVSENIHEDFYLYFMKEYANNTSFIDDYYQRHAIPMLIELFNEGRENGYVDPQVSNEAILFYFHMMKEYMQKEDVNAKILPLTEEIMNILFYGISSKQDR
- a CDS encoding AzlD domain-containing protein, with the protein product MNWVLIAALAIGTYASRVIGVEVMANKEMGNTAKVYFSFVPLGIITALVVKQVTVQVDSGLTISWPMVFACLVTGVAIKLNKSFLFAVISGFAAGMIIRLLSG
- a CDS encoding AzlC family ABC transporter permease; protein product: MNTHFSAIKLAIISAAPIAFAIATYGLSYGVLSLQAGFSLLETVGMSIFVFSGSVQLAAVGMVQSGASLTAIIIASMLLNVRNLLYGAALSSTLMSAGKARWILAFGVSDEPFVLASTRAKSHGPDPLYFASVFILFYVSWILASFIGALFGDRINPLEWGLDLAFPVTFTALLIPSLKGKPAWATVIFACAIVSWFDYAMPGNELSIIVAGIVAPLVGVYVQNRRNKN
- a CDS encoding ABC transporter permease, which produces MADQTLAKTGQLSRFIIRLDRVRVLLWLVGLTFFTLIVPPAFEGLYSSQQERDVMAETMANPAMTAMVGTGDLENYTIGAMTAHQMLLLTAVVAGLMSILLVTRHTRGDEEDGRIELLRSLPVGRLSYLNATLVVLAGTSIALALINGAGLYALGIDTMDLQGSLLYGAALGGTSLFFAGVTAIFAQLAESARGTLGLSVAALLFFYLVRAIGDVSHEALSWASPLGWVSKADVYSANNWGPIVLLVIASILLFLIANYLNAIRDLESGFLPSKPGKKYASRFLQSPLGLTLRLQRTGIIAWAAGLFILGASYGSVLGDLESFFTGNDLMEQMLVQGEGLTLTESFLPMLMIVISLIATIPSLMAVNKLRGEEKKERLDQLLGRAVSRTQLIGGFIAVSIVNGFIMLSLAALGFWSAAAAVMDEPLSFGVAYGALLSYYPAMLVMIGLSVAFIGVLPKLTSLVWAYVFYSFIVLYLGGIFQFDEWIGQLSPFGHVPQFPVEDLTVLPLALLTITAAVLMTIGVAGFNKRDIQ
- a CDS encoding carbohydrate ABC transporter permease yields the protein MKLVGKLLKYIVIAIGLFITLGPFYWMVVGATNSSGSLLSVPPNLIPGNQLLVNFRNLVDNIDIFQALWNSTIITVTFTLVAGLISAAAGYAFAKYKFKGRDPLFAMLLVSMMIPYQALIIPQFELFANFGILNSYSAIILPQLAYPFAIFLMRQSMKSIPNSIMESARIDGCGEYRMFFQISLPMMLPAIGAVSIFLFTHQWNNFLWPLVAIVTEDMYTLPIVLSILGGQDNLDYGQLMLAATISVLPIFIMFLFLQRYFIAGIASGAVKE